A window of Planctomycetia bacterium genomic DNA:
GGCGAGCCGTTCGACGGACGCGAGCAACATATCATGGCCCTTGATGGGCTTGAGATTTCCGACGCAAAGGATGACAGGCCGATCGGTCAGCAGGCCCAGGGAGAGCTTGGCGCGCTGCGGATCGTCGCAGGGAACGAATCGGTCGAGGTCGACGCCGTTAGTTACCACGTCGAATCGGGAGCGATTCAAATCGAGCAGGTCGCAGATCATGTCGGCGGCGGCGCGGCTGACGGCCCAGCAGGCATCGCAGCGCTGCAGCGCCCCCGAATACACTCGACGCCGGAGCCGGCCCATGCGCGGCGGGTAGGTCTCGAAGCCGTGGAAGCTCATGGCCAGTCGGACGTTGCCGACGAGTTCGACCGCCTTCAATGCATCGAGGAGCATGGAGAAGCCGCGGACGTGCAGGACGTCGACGCGATGTGTCGCGAGGACATCGGCCAGGAGCGACGACAGATCGTTCGAATTCGCGGCGCTCAAACGGCGAACCGTCGTCGCGCCATCGGGAATGAGCGCGTCCAGTTCGCCCATCTCATCGCCTGTCACGATGACGTGATGAAATCGCGCCCTGGAAAGGCCGGCGACCGCGGCGAGCAGTTGCTTCTCCAACCCGCCCCGCTCCAGCCGCCATACGGGATGACAGACGGTCACGCGCCGGGAGTCGGCGCATGACCGCGAGGGCGCGACCGTGCCGCGCTCGTGACGCTCCGCGATGGCCGGGCGCTCTATTGATGATGAGAGACAGGTCGGCATGCCTGATCGGCGAAACTCCCCCACCGCTTGTGGTGGCTCGAATCGAAAAATAAGTGTCGACAACTCCAGTAGTTATCGGCCGATCGAGGGCCGCCGGTTCAAAGCGTCACGGGATGTGGTAATTGAGACGGAGCGAACCTGATTATCGGCCGGTCAGCCGGTGATCTCCGGCGTTCCGGTCGGGGTGTTTCCGACCAGATGAATGAAGATGGCGTTGGTGGAGCCGACCTGGTGGAGGCGGGTCCCGGCGACCACGACGATCATGTCGCCGCTGACAGCGAGGCCGCGCGAGAGGAGCGCGGCGTCGACCTCTCCGAGCATGGCGAGCACGTCTTCATCGCGGGTCATCTGAACGGGCTTAATGCCGTAGTACATCGCCATGCGCCGGCAAACGTGCTCGTCGGGTGAGAGCCCGATGACGACGGAGGGGAGCCGGCACTTGGAGAGGAGCCGCGCGGTGTTGCCGGTCTGGGTCCAGACCGCGACGAGCTTCGCATCGAGCTCGCGGGCGAGGAGATTGGCGCCATGCGCAACAGCCGTCGGAACGCGGGGGACCAGCGAGTTGACCTCGGCCGAGGCGGCTCCGGAGCGATCGAGAAAGTCCTCCGTCTGCTCGGCGATGCGAACCATCATCTTGACCGATTCGATTGGATATGACCCGATCGACGTCTCGGCGCTGAGCATGACCGCATCGGCTGCATCGAGAATGGCGTTGGCAACGTCGCTGACCTCGGCACGGGTGGCCGTCGGGCGTTCCACCATGGATTGGAGCATTTGGGTGGCGATGATCACCGGACGACCGGCGAGGCGGCACTTTCGGGTGATCTGCTTTTGCAAGAGCGGCACGCGGGCGAGGTCCAGCTCGACGCCGAGGTCGCCCCGGGCGACGAGCACGACATCGGCCGACTCGATGATCTCGTCGATATGCTTAATCGCGAGCGGCGTCTCGACCTTGGCCACGATGCGACAGCGATCCTCGGAGAGCGGCAACAAGTCGCGCAGCTCGCGCAGGTCGGCGGCGCGACGCACGAACGACATGGCGATGTAGTCCGCGCCGTGCTCGACCGCCCAGGCGAGGTCCTCGTGATCCTTCTGAGTCAGCGCGGACATTTCCAAATCGCTATCGGGCAGGTTCACGCCTTTGCGCGTGCTGATCATGCCCCCCACTTCGCAGACGCACCTGAGCCGGTCCGCCGACGCGGAAATCACGCGGAGGCGGACGAGCCCGTCGTCGATCAAAACGCGATGTCCGACGGCGACTTCGCGGACGAGTTCCGGTCGATTGGTCGAGATGCGGGAAGCGTTGCCGACGATGTGACCGCCGACGATGTCGATCTCGTCGTCCTTTTGGATTTCAAAGGCGTCATCTTCAACGGGATCGACGCGAATCTTGGGCCCGCACAAATCCGCCATCACCGCGGCCGCCACGCCGCGCTGGCGGCAGATGGACCGGATTCGATTGTAGGTGATCTCGTGCTGCTGGATCGTGCCGTGAGAAAAATTCAGACGAAAGACGTCGACGCCGGCGTCGAGCAGGTCGCCGAGTATCTGCACCGACTCTGTAGCGGGGCCGATCGTCGCGATGATTTTTGTTCTTATCATGGATGCCTGCACCGATGCCGGCGCGCATCATCGGCGGGCGCGCCCTATCTCGCAAGTCTTCCGCGGGCGCGGCCACCAGGCCGCAAGGGGTGCGAGGCTCCCCGGACGCCCGTTACTTGCGAAGGAAATACTCCATCAGTTCGTGCCCGGCCTCGATGTGAAGCCCGCTTCCTTTCGCGGTCCGCTCGCAAAACTGATCCACGATCGCCGGGCCGCTCGGAATGCCGGTTCCGGCCATGCAGAACGGCGGCGGCGCGGCCGTGTGGGTCTTCTTTCCGACGGGGGTCGGGTGGTCCGGGGCGACGAGAATCCGCCATTCGTCGAAGGTGCGGAGCTTTTCGAGGACCGGCTCGACGACGAGGCTGTCAATTTTTTCCAGCGCTTCCAGTTTGGCGGCGGCATCGCCCATGTGGCCGGCTTCGTCGGTGGCCTCGACATGGACGGCGACAAAATCATACTGGTCGAGGGCCGCAACGGCGGCACGACCTTTGGCTGCGTAGTCGGTGTCGAGATAACCCGTCGCGCCGGGCACGTCGATCACCGTCCAACCGAGGAGCTTGCCGAGACCGCGAATGAGATCGACGGCCGCGATGACCGCCCCGCCGACGCCGAATCGCTGGCGAAAACGCTTGAGAATCGGCGCGACGCCCTGTCCCCAGAGCCAGATGTCGGTGGCGGGCATTTCGCCGAGGTCGGTGCGGACGTGATTGACGTCGTGAGCGGTGACGATTGGCCGGGCCTTGTCCATGATCTCGCGAATGCGTTTGCCGCCCCTGCCCTTGGGCAGGTAGTCGGCGACGGCCTCGCCGGGGATGTCGTGCGGCGGCATGCAGGCGGCTTCCAGGGTTTCCGCGTCGCGGAGGATCATCAGGTTGCGATAGGAAACACCGGTGTGAAAGACGATCCCGTCGCCGGAGAATTCCGCGTTCAACTCTTTCAACACGGCCTCGGCTTCACTTGTGCGGATGTGTCCGGCGGTGAAATCGGCCATCAGGCCGTTGTCGATGTTCACGAAGTTGCAGCGGAAGACGACGTCCTCCGGGTGTAGCGGGATGTTGCGGGCGACGGCTTCGATGGGAGCCCGTCCGGTGTAGTGGTTTCGCGGGTCGTAGCCGAAGAGCGACATGGTGGCGACGTCGGAGCCGGGCACGAACCCCTTTGGCACGGTGCAGACGGTTCCGACGCGGCCCATCTCGGCGATGGCGTCGATGTTGGGAATCTTCGCGGCCTCGAAGATCGTCTTTCCACCGAGCGAGGGGATCGGCTCGTCCGCGGCGCCGTCGGGCAGAATCATGACGTATTTCATGCTCATCGGAGGAGAGTCTAGAAACGTCGGTCAGATTTTGCCAGTGGCGGGGAAAGGCATCGCCGAGTTTAACACGCCAACGCGGCGCAAAACGCGTCACGCAGGAGCTCCAACTCGTGACCAGCGAGCGAGCGAGCATCGAAAAGAACGGCGGCGTCCTTGATTCTCGCGAGCACGGCAGGGTTGCCGGTGCGCATACGGCTGACAATCGTCTCGGCGCGATGCGCGGACGAGGGCTGCCAGCGGACGACGGCGGTGGGGATCGGCCGGGCGGGCAGCGATCCGCCGCCGGCAAAGCTCTCCAGGCGCTCGACGGTGAAACTCTCCGATGGCGCGGCGTCTGAAAGGACTTTCGCGAGGCGCTCGGCACGCAAGGTGACGGATTCGAGAGACTCGGACAGGGCGGCGAGGGTTGGTATCTCCGCTTTCGGACGATCCGGCGACAAATAGATTTCGAGAGTCGCTTCGAGCGCGGCGAGGGTCAGCTTATCGACGCGAAGGGCGCGGGCCATCGGATCGCGCCGCAGCCGGTCGATGGTCGCCTTGTTCCCCAAAAGGATGCCTGCCTGCGGACCACCGAGCAGCTTGTCGCCGGAGAAGGAGACGAAGTCAGCCCCCGCCTTGAGACTCGCCGCGACGGTGGGCTCATGCTCTCTCGCCCACATCTCGTCGTCGAGCAACGCCCCGCTGCCGAGGTCGTCGAACATGATCAGATTGTTGTCGTGGGCCAATTGCGTGAGCTCAGCAATGCCGGGCGACTCGGCGAACCCGACGACGCGATAGTTGCTCGTATGCACGTGCATGATCATGGCCGTGCGGTCGGAGATGGCTTCCTCATAGTCGGAGAGGTGCGTCTTATTGGTTGTGCCGACCTCCTTGAGGATCGAACCGCCGGCGGACATGACGTCGGGCAGTCGATACGAACCGCCGATCTCGATGAGCTGGCCCCGTGAGACGATGACTTCCTTGCCCGCGGCAAGTCCGCGCAGGGCGAGCATTGTCGCGGCGGCGTTGTTATTGACGATCATGGCCGACTCGGCGCCGGTCAACTGGCACAAGAGGGCCTCGGCATATCGGCCGCGCTGGCCGCGCTCGCCGGTGGCCAGGTCGATCTCCAGACTGCAATAGCCCGACGCAACCTGGGTGAGCCGCTGCACGGCGGCTTCCGAGAGGACGCTGCGACCCAGGCCGGTGTGCAGAATGACGCCGGTCGCATTGATGACGCGGGTGAGTCGCCGGGCTCGCTGGGCGGCAATCTGCGCGGCTGCCAGCGCAAGGATGGCGGCGACGGTCAGGGCTCCACTGGCGAGCGGCTCATTCTTACGAAGCTGATCGCGCAGGTTGTCGACAACGGCGCGCAGGGCATTGGAAATGACTGCCCGAGGAAGCGACGATAACTGCGCGTCGGACTGTACCGCCGACAGCAGTGCCGTCATGGAGGGGATGCTCGAAAGATCGGATGGGTTGTGTTCGCTCACGCCGATTTCTCAATCAAGATTCGTTCGTCGCCGACCCGGCGCGTGAACTGAATCTTATCCAGATATTCAAGGAGCGGTTGAACCGCCCGGCGAGACAGTTTCAGACGGTCGCGAACGTCCGCCAGCTTGAACGGTCCCTGGCGGCCTAATTCGTGGACCGTTTTCTTGAATGCACTCAGGGCCTCCTGGGATATGTACTGGCCCGGGGCGAAGGAGACGAGTCGCGGCTCGGTCCGGGCGATGTCCTCCATCACTTTGGCCCGCTGCTTCGAGAGCAACGCCACGGTTTTTAGGGCGATCCAGGCCGGGGGATCGAACTTCGCCGCCGAGATTTCCGCGACCAGTCGCTCCACCAGCGCGGCGTCCTCCGGCGACAGGGCCGGGCGGAATTCTCGATGGGCCACGTAGGGCCCGCGAACGACTATGTCACCCGATGACTCCAGCCGGGCGCACATGACTCGACCGATGCCGGCGGCGCTGCGCTTATCGAGCCAGCCGATGTATCGATCGCGCAGCAGGCCCGGTTCGAGCGGGTTGGTGGCGTGTTGACGGCGCAGGTAAGCCAGTGCCCGATCGGCCAGGGCGCTTACGGCGGCGATGTGGACGGTGCGACCGGCGACCAGCTCGATGAGGCGGCCGCTTTTGCGAAGCTGGTCGAGGATGCCGGCGATGGCATCGGTCGCGGCGCCGGCTCTTGCGGCAAGGGCCAGCGGGGACACGGATTCAAACCCGGCGGATTGCAGGCAGGCATCGACGCGCGTATCGACCGTGTCCGACATGGCGCGGTTGATCGCCGTCAGTTCCTGCGGATCCATCGGGCGCAAACGGCGCGACACCGGCCGGACAACCTGCCCCCCACCGAGGGTATGCGTCGCCGTTTCATCACGGATGATGAATCGCTGGCCGTACTCCGCGACGACCGGCTCGCTGCAGCGCAATTGCGCGAACGCCAACTGGCCGGGGGCGATCTCCGCGGCGCCGATCACGACCAGGACGCACATGGTTTCCCGGGTGCCCATGCATAGTCGAACGCGTCGATGCGACTTGATGCCGTCCCAGACGAGCGAACCTGCCGCGCCGGGCATGCGCGCGCGCAAAACGGGCATCACCTGCGCATCGAGGTAGCGCGTGGCCGTGAGATAGCCGGGCGACGCCAGCTCCATGCCGCGATCAATCGCTTCTCGATCCACACCGGTGAGATTCAGGGCCGCGCGCCGGCCGACCATCGCGACATCGGCCGCCGCGCCGTGCGATTGAACCTCGCGCACTTTGCAGGCGACTGGGCCGGGATGGAGTTCCATGGAAGCTCCGGGAGCGGCGCTGCCGGCGAGGACGGAGCCGGTGACAACGGTGCCGCGGCCTTTGACGGCAAAGACGCGGTCGATGGCTATACGAAAGACGTCTCCGGTATCGCGCAGTGGGAGCGATCGGACGAGATGCGCGATGGCGTCGCGCAGGGCGTCCAGACCCTGACCAGTGCGCGCCGAGCAGGCCAAGGTCTGCCACTTCGCGAGGCCGGTGTTTTCCACGACCTCGCCGAGCTGCTGACGAACGATCGCCAGGCGTTCTTCGCCGACGAGGTCCTGCTTGCTGATGACGATGAGGCCGTGACGGACGCCGAGAAAGTTGAGGATGTCGATGTGCTCAAGGGTCTGGGGCATGACGCCGTCGTCGGCCGCCACGACGAGCATGCCGATGTCGATGCCGGTTGCGCCGGCGACCATGGTGCGTACAAATCGCTCGTGGCCGGGGACGTCGACGATGCTGACCTCCAGGCTTTCACCATCGGCTGCGGGAAGCTGCAATCGGGCAAAGCCCAACTCGATGGTCATGCCGCGCTGCTGTTCTTCGGGGAGGCGGTCGGGGTCTGTGCCGGTGAGGGCCTTCACCAGGGCGGACTTGCCGTGATCGATGTGGCCCGCGGTGCCGAGGATGCACCAGCGACGATGGGCATGCGCTGCGTTCATGCGCCGACCTTAGATGCCGAATGCATAAAAGATGCTGGTGAGAATGACGTCGGCGGTGATCAGGGCGACGATGCACTTGACGACGGTGTTGGTCGTGGCGCGGCCGACGCCTTCGGCGCCGCCGGTGACGTTGAGCCCCTCGTAGCAGGCGATCATGGAGATCAACAGGCCGAAGAGCGGGGCCTTGCCGATGCCGGTGAGATAGTCGGTGGCGGTAACGGCGGTCTGGGTGACGGCGAGGT
This region includes:
- a CDS encoding glycosyltransferase family 4 protein, which translates into the protein MPTCLSSSIERPAIAERHERGTVAPSRSCADSRRVTVCHPVWRLERGGLEKQLLAAVAGLSRARFHHVIVTGDEMGELDALIPDGATTVRRLSAANSNDLSSLLADVLATHRVDVLHVRGFSMLLDALKAVELVGNVRLAMSFHGFETYPPRMGRLRRRVYSGALQRCDACWAVSRAAADMICDLLDLNRSRFDVVTNGVDLDRFVPCDDPQRAKLSLGLLTDRPVILCVGNLKPIKGHDMLLASVERLAALGRAFSLVCVGRDFCDGALHRRAAAISGQVQISFVGPRDNVFPWLSAADIYVQPSTWEGMSNSLLEAMACGLPIVATSAGGTTDVLEHGVTGLLAPPADADSLADALDLLIADPKLRARLGRTARERACTDFSLSASHARLAAQYERLAIRRGFTPQ
- the pyk gene encoding pyruvate kinase; the protein is MIRTKIIATIGPATESVQILGDLLDAGVDVFRLNFSHGTIQQHEITYNRIRSICRQRGVAAAVMADLCGPKIRVDPVEDDAFEIQKDDEIDIVGGHIVGNASRISTNRPELVREVAVGHRVLIDDGLVRLRVISASADRLRCVCEVGGMISTRKGVNLPDSDLEMSALTQKDHEDLAWAVEHGADYIAMSFVRRAADLRELRDLLPLSEDRCRIVAKVETPLAIKHIDEIIESADVVLVARGDLGVELDLARVPLLQKQITRKCRLAGRPVIIATQMLQSMVERPTATRAEVSDVANAILDAADAVMLSAETSIGSYPIESVKMMVRIAEQTEDFLDRSGAASAEVNSLVPRVPTAVAHGANLLARELDAKLVAVWTQTGNTARLLSKCRLPSVVIGLSPDEHVCRRMAMYYGIKPVQMTRDEDVLAMLGEVDAALLSRGLAVSGDMIVVVAGTRLHQVGSTNAIFIHLVGNTPTGTPEITG
- a CDS encoding cofactor-independent phosphoglycerate mutase, which gives rise to MSMKYVMILPDGAADEPIPSLGGKTIFEAAKIPNIDAIAEMGRVGTVCTVPKGFVPGSDVATMSLFGYDPRNHYTGRAPIEAVARNIPLHPEDVVFRCNFVNIDNGLMADFTAGHIRTSEAEAVLKELNAEFSGDGIVFHTGVSYRNLMILRDAETLEAACMPPHDIPGEAVADYLPKGRGGKRIREIMDKARPIVTAHDVNHVRTDLGEMPATDIWLWGQGVAPILKRFRQRFGVGGAVIAAVDLIRGLGKLLGWTVIDVPGATGYLDTDYAAKGRAAVAALDQYDFVAVHVEATDEAGHMGDAAAKLEALEKIDSLVVEPVLEKLRTFDEWRILVAPDHPTPVGKKTHTAAPPPFCMAGTGIPSGPAIVDQFCERTAKGSGLHIEAGHELMEYFLRK
- a CDS encoding L-seryl-tRNA(Sec) selenium transferase; the protein is MSEHNPSDLSSIPSMTALLSAVQSDAQLSSLPRAVISNALRAVVDNLRDQLRKNEPLASGALTVAAILALAAAQIAAQRARRLTRVINATGVILHTGLGRSVLSEAAVQRLTQVASGYCSLEIDLATGERGQRGRYAEALLCQLTGAESAMIVNNNAAATMLALRGLAAGKEVIVSRGQLIEIGGSYRLPDVMSAGGSILKEVGTTNKTHLSDYEEAISDRTAMIMHVHTSNYRVVGFAESPGIAELTQLAHDNNLIMFDDLGSGALLDDEMWAREHEPTVAASLKAGADFVSFSGDKLLGGPQAGILLGNKATIDRLRRDPMARALRVDKLTLAALEATLEIYLSPDRPKAEIPTLAALSESLESVTLRAERLAKVLSDAAPSESFTVERLESFAGGGSLPARPIPTAVVRWQPSSAHRAETIVSRMRTGNPAVLARIKDAAVLFDARSLAGHELELLRDAFCAALAC
- the selB gene encoding selenocysteine-specific translation elongation factor; the protein is MNAAHAHRRWCILGTAGHIDHGKSALVKALTGTDPDRLPEEQQRGMTIELGFARLQLPAADGESLEVSIVDVPGHERFVRTMVAGATGIDIGMLVVAADDGVMPQTLEHIDILNFLGVRHGLIVISKQDLVGEERLAIVRQQLGEVVENTGLAKWQTLACSARTGQGLDALRDAIAHLVRSLPLRDTGDVFRIAIDRVFAVKGRGTVVTGSVLAGSAAPGASMELHPGPVACKVREVQSHGAAADVAMVGRRAALNLTGVDREAIDRGMELASPGYLTATRYLDAQVMPVLRARMPGAAGSLVWDGIKSHRRVRLCMGTRETMCVLVVIGAAEIAPGQLAFAQLRCSEPVVAEYGQRFIIRDETATHTLGGGQVVRPVSRRLRPMDPQELTAINRAMSDTVDTRVDACLQSAGFESVSPLALAARAGAATDAIAGILDQLRKSGRLIELVAGRTVHIAAVSALADRALAYLRRQHATNPLEPGLLRDRYIGWLDKRSAAGIGRVMCARLESSGDIVVRGPYVAHREFRPALSPEDAALVERLVAEISAAKFDPPAWIALKTVALLSKQRAKVMEDIARTEPRLVSFAPGQYISQEALSAFKKTVHELGRQGPFKLADVRDRLKLSRRAVQPLLEYLDKIQFTRRVGDERILIEKSA